From a region of the uncultured Desulfovibrio sp. genome:
- the mqnE gene encoding aminofutalosine synthase MqnE — protein MLDATYYAALGLSSIREKVLSGERLSPEDGLTLFNCPDITAVGALALHVRCRLHGHKAFYVVNRQINYTNVCVNGCTFCAFRRDREDEPGAFAMSLDDVLARLRAADATPLHLDELHIVGGCHPTRPLAWFEDMIRAVRAFNPNLPVKAFTAVEIEHFARLEGISTLEVLKRLQNAGLVMMPGGGAEIFDEELRPQICPHKADAKAWLRIQGEAHSLGIATNCTMLFGHIETYEHRIDHLCRLREQQDKSGGFTCFIPLPFLTDHSRLKLPEDKVGPQRGLDQLRTVAVSRLMLDNIPHLKAYWIMMAPKLAPVALWYGADDLDGTIIEERIGHMAGAQSAQGMTIEELEHLIRESGFTPVRRNATFNTLNDESTEARQ, from the coding sequence ATGCTAGACGCAACATACTACGCCGCACTGGGCCTTTCGTCTATCCGCGAAAAGGTGCTCTCCGGGGAGCGGCTTTCGCCCGAAGACGGGCTGACACTGTTCAACTGCCCCGATATTACCGCCGTGGGCGCGCTTGCGCTGCACGTGCGCTGCCGCCTGCACGGCCACAAGGCCTTTTATGTGGTCAACCGGCAGATCAACTATACCAATGTGTGCGTCAACGGCTGCACCTTTTGCGCCTTCCGCCGCGACAGGGAGGACGAGCCGGGCGCGTTTGCCATGAGCCTCGACGACGTGCTGGCCCGCCTGCGCGCTGCAGACGCGACCCCCCTGCATCTGGACGAACTGCACATTGTGGGCGGCTGCCACCCCACGCGGCCCCTTGCCTGGTTTGAAGACATGATCCGCGCGGTGCGGGCCTTCAACCCCAACCTGCCGGTCAAGGCCTTTACCGCCGTAGAGATTGAACACTTTGCGCGCCTTGAAGGCATCAGCACCCTTGAGGTACTCAAGCGTTTGCAGAACGCGGGCCTTGTAATGATGCCCGGCGGCGGCGCGGAAATTTTTGATGAAGAACTGCGCCCGCAGATCTGCCCGCACAAGGCCGACGCCAAGGCATGGCTGCGCATTCAGGGCGAGGCTCACAGCCTCGGCATTGCCACCAACTGCACCATGCTGTTCGGGCATATAGAAACATACGAGCACCGCATCGACCACCTCTGCCGTCTGCGCGAGCAGCAGGACAAAAGCGGCGGCTTTACCTGTTTTATCCCCCTGCCCTTCCTTACGGATCACAGCCGCCTCAAGCTGCCGGAAGACAAGGTCGGCCCCCAGCGCGGGCTGGATCAGCTGCGCACGGTGGCTGTTTCGCGCCTCATGCTCGACAACATCCCCCACCTCAAGGCCTACTGGATCATGATGGCCCCCAAGCTGGCCCCGGTGGCCCTGTGGTACGGCGCGGACGATCTGGACGGCACCATCATTGAAGAGCGCATCGGCCACATGGCGGGCGCGCAGTCCGCCCAGGGCATGACCATTGAGGAACTTGAGCACCTTATCCGCGAATCGGGCTTTACCCCGGTGCGGCGCAACGCCACCTTCAATACCCTGAACGACGAATCCACGGAGGCGCGCCAGTGA
- the mqnC gene encoding cyclic dehypoxanthinyl futalosine synthase: MSTFFPAHSPFDEQGAEFEDVRQASALAASGQRLDRAAAEALYYKASLHTLAQLAHAMRLRLHPDPIVTYVGDRNINYSNVCVCACRFCAFFRAPDQDGGYVISRDEMAQKIEETLALGGTQVLLQGGHHPDLPLEWYEDLLRWMRATWPQLHIHAFSPPEIFFWAEKFGLSVPEVLRRLKEAGLQSLPGGGAEILHTGVRAQVSPNKCTAEQWLGVMEEAHKLGLRTTATMMFGHEEEPAHRLDHLFAVREVQDRTHGFTAFIPWTFQPAHTRIDVDPLPAPAYLRLLAVSRLVLDNIANIQASWVTMGPQVAQLALFYGANDFGSLMIEENVVAAAGVSFHMDRSDIHKVIRTAGFTPVQRTMDYTPVVPQPEV, from the coding sequence GTGAGTACGTTTTTCCCCGCGCACAGCCCCTTTGACGAACAGGGCGCAGAATTTGAAGACGTGCGCCAGGCCTCAGCCCTTGCCGCCAGCGGCCAGCGCCTTGACCGCGCCGCCGCCGAAGCCCTGTACTACAAGGCCAGCCTGCACACGCTTGCCCAACTGGCCCATGCCATGCGCCTGCGTCTGCACCCTGACCCCATTGTCACCTACGTGGGCGACCGCAACATCAACTATTCCAACGTGTGCGTGTGCGCCTGCCGCTTCTGCGCCTTTTTCCGCGCGCCAGATCAGGACGGCGGCTACGTCATCAGCCGAGACGAAATGGCGCAGAAGATTGAGGAAACCCTTGCCCTCGGCGGTACCCAGGTGCTGCTCCAGGGCGGGCATCACCCCGACCTGCCGCTGGAATGGTACGAAGACCTGCTGCGCTGGATGCGGGCAACATGGCCGCAACTGCATATCCACGCCTTTTCGCCGCCGGAGATTTTCTTCTGGGCTGAAAAATTCGGCCTTTCCGTGCCAGAGGTGCTGCGCCGCCTGAAAGAAGCAGGCCTGCAATCCCTGCCCGGCGGCGGCGCGGAGATTCTGCACACAGGAGTGCGCGCCCAGGTTTCGCCCAACAAATGCACTGCCGAACAGTGGCTCGGCGTTATGGAAGAAGCCCACAAGCTGGGCCTGCGCACCACCGCCACCATGATGTTCGGGCATGAAGAAGAACCTGCCCACAGGCTGGATCACCTCTTTGCCGTGCGCGAGGTGCAGGACCGCACCCACGGCTTCACGGCCTTTATCCCCTGGACATTCCAGCCAGCGCACACGCGCATCGATGTTGACCCGCTGCCCGCCCCCGCCTACCTGCGCCTGCTGGCAGTCTCGCGTCTGGTGCTGGACAATATCGCCAACATCCAGGCCTCGTGGGTGACCATGGGCCCGCAGGTGGCCCAACTGGCCCTGTTCTACGGCGCCAACGACTTCGGCTCGCTGATGATTGAAGAAAACGTGGTGGCCGCAGCCGGGGTTTCCTTCCACATGGACCGCAGCGACATCCACAAGGTCATCCGCACTGCGGGCTTTACCCCCGTGCAGCGCACCATGGACTACACTCCCGTGGTTCCCCAGCCTGAAGTGTAA
- a CDS encoding menaquinone biosynthetic enzyme MqnA/MqnD family protein — protein MTEQKKTPPVLRMGRIGYLNVLPIYHPLEAGILPHDYELVSGPPALLNTMMARGELHVSSCSCFEYASRPERYQLVEDLSIGSHGPVMSVLLLSRVPFEQLEGQEILISGETHTSVALLRLIMRDRFKLNVTFSTGQVTPALRGENPPVAFLAIGDEALRLRNHPEYPHRLDLAEAWRDWTGLPFIFGLWVVSRAAAEAKLFTSDPGALLRQGRDWGLEHMNVILDLTAHGCPLSREELAFYYSKGLVYTLGEEEQRGLSLFYQMLADAGMIAKAPALEFFTL, from the coding sequence ATGACCGAGCAAAAAAAAACTCCCCCCGTACTGCGCATGGGCCGCATTGGCTATCTCAACGTACTGCCCATCTATCACCCGCTGGAAGCTGGCATTCTGCCCCACGATTACGAGCTTGTTTCCGGCCCGCCAGCCCTGCTCAACACCATGATGGCGCGCGGCGAACTGCACGTTTCGTCCTGCTCATGTTTTGAATACGCCAGCCGCCCGGAGCGCTACCAGCTTGTGGAAGACCTCTCCATAGGCTCCCACGGCCCGGTCATGAGCGTGCTGCTGCTCTCGCGCGTGCCCTTTGAACAGCTTGAAGGGCAGGAAATCCTCATCAGCGGCGAAACACACACCTCGGTGGCCCTGCTGCGCCTTATCATGCGCGACAGATTCAAGCTCAACGTCACATTCTCCACAGGGCAAGTTACCCCGGCCCTGCGCGGCGAAAACCCGCCCGTGGCCTTTCTGGCCATTGGCGATGAAGCCTTGCGCCTGCGCAACCATCCCGAGTATCCGCACCGTCTCGACCTGGCTGAGGCATGGCGCGACTGGACAGGCCTGCCCTTTATTTTCGGCCTGTGGGTGGTCAGCCGCGCCGCCGCAGAGGCAAAGCTCTTTACCAGCGACCCCGGCGCGCTGCTGCGGCAGGGCCGCGACTGGGGCCTTGAGCACATGAACGTCATCCTTGACCTCACGGCCCACGGTTGCCCCCTCTCACGCGAGGAGCTGGCCTTCTACTACAGCAAGGGCCTTGTTTACACCTTGGGCGAAGAAGAACAGCGCGGCTTGAGCCTTTTTTATCAAATGCTGGCAGATGCGGGCATGATCGCCAAGGCCCCGGCCCTGGAGTTTTTCACACTGTAA
- a CDS encoding DASS family sodium-coupled anion symporter: MTQVPSAAGRSFLGYLCENIRNRGKNPLRAFAGFALAWVAFFLLWNVIPPFDGLTHNGMAVLGIVVWASIMWVSEAMPAGVTGISIPTMLLITQALPWNNGKPPMAIIFAGFTDHVIWLCLFAFMVAAVMQLIGLDRRIALGILARFKASSVCRVIWGMFFVNIVLGFLVPAANARAATLLPVVQGICNLLGDTPEERAAKKALVIQSLVYGSMICGMFIMTAHLPNMILVGIFEKNGFTNINFLNWMLLQFPYLGMFVLTNWWTRYYFKTNCVSIAGGSATIEKSYKELGPMSTAEKTLLGIFLLVGFMFVTGKGSFIYELHRQPLGVIGLVGMMVLFAPGMMPCSWKAVQQKTIWGTFLLLGGAMTMTTAMTQAGVAQWLADHIHSMVVGMNWWQTVLTMMVGTHIIRLGMLSNVAAVAMLAPVVFAMAPKLGLHPVAFTMLVCDTDTFAYLLPTQITAAVIAHSTETFSTADYAKVGSVAVLIAIVYGVCVMAPWYALLGMPVWDPAAAWPF; encoded by the coding sequence ATGACACAGGTTCCTTCCGCCGCAGGGCGGTCTTTTTTGGGCTATCTTTGTGAAAATATTCGTAATAGGGGCAAAAATCCCCTGCGCGCTTTCGCTGGTTTTGCCCTGGCATGGGTTGCTTTTTTCCTGTTGTGGAATGTGATCCCCCCATTTGACGGGCTGACGCACAACGGCATGGCCGTTCTGGGCATTGTGGTGTGGGCCAGCATCATGTGGGTCAGCGAGGCCATGCCCGCAGGCGTAACTGGTATTTCCATCCCCACCATGCTGCTGATCACCCAGGCTCTGCCCTGGAACAACGGCAAGCCGCCCATGGCGATCATCTTTGCCGGATTCACCGACCACGTTATCTGGCTGTGCCTGTTTGCCTTTATGGTGGCAGCGGTCATGCAGCTCATTGGCCTTGACCGCCGCATCGCTCTGGGCATTTTGGCCCGCTTCAAGGCTTCGTCCGTATGCCGGGTTATCTGGGGCATGTTCTTTGTGAATATTGTTCTGGGCTTTCTGGTGCCTGCGGCCAACGCCCGCGCCGCCACCCTGCTGCCCGTGGTGCAGGGCATCTGCAATCTGCTGGGTGATACGCCCGAAGAACGCGCCGCTAAAAAGGCTCTTGTCATCCAGTCTCTGGTTTACGGCTCCATGATCTGCGGCATGTTCATCATGACTGCCCACCTGCCCAACATGATTCTGGTGGGCATTTTTGAAAAGAACGGCTTTACCAACATCAACTTTCTCAACTGGATGCTCCTGCAGTTCCCGTATCTGGGCATGTTTGTGCTGACAAACTGGTGGACGCGCTACTACTTCAAGACCAACTGCGTTTCCATTGCGGGCGGCTCCGCCACCATCGAAAAAAGCTACAAAGAACTTGGCCCCATGAGCACCGCAGAAAAAACCCTGCTGGGCATTTTTTTGCTGGTCGGATTCATGTTTGTGACGGGCAAGGGCAGTTTTATTTATGAACTGCACCGACAGCCCCTGGGCGTTATCGGCCTGGTAGGCATGATGGTGCTGTTTGCCCCCGGCATGATGCCCTGCTCCTGGAAGGCCGTGCAGCAAAAGACCATCTGGGGCACATTCTTGCTGCTGGGCGGCGCCATGACCATGACCACCGCCATGACTCAGGCTGGCGTGGCGCAATGGCTTGCCGACCACATCCACAGTATGGTTGTAGGTATGAACTGGTGGCAGACCGTGCTGACCATGATGGTGGGCACGCACATTATCCGCCTTGGCATGCTCTCCAACGTGGCTGCCGTGGCCATGCTTGCCCCGGTGGTATTTGCCATGGCTCCCAAGCTTGGCCTGCACCCTGTGGCCTTTACCATGCTGGTGTGCGATACTGATACGTTCGCCTACCTGCTGCCCACCCAGATCACCGCCGCTGTCATCGCGCACAGCACAGAAACCTTCTCCACCGCCGACTACGCCAAAGTGGGTTCCGTGGCCGTGCTTATCGCCATTGTCTATGGTGTCTGCGTCATGGCCCCCTGGTACGCGCTGCTCGGCATGCCCGTGTGGGATCCCGCCGCCGCCTGGCCTTTTTAA
- a CDS encoding adenylyl-sulfate reductase subunit alpha: MARIKTTHAVDFRPTSLNDIETVEVTADLLIIGGGNAGCFVATETARLNPAAKIVIVEKADIMRSGACSAGMDAINTYIPPNKTPEDLVRWSRSQVGGGPLREDLALSNAQELNECVDDLERWGLPILRDEQGNIRYRGKWDISIHGEQLKPIMAEKALETGADVYNRVAATALLVHNGRCTGATGFGVRDGKFYVFRARATVVSTGGAGTLYKSYTADSTDSGSQIWMCPYCVGSGYAMGLRQGAELSSLEQRWVATRTKDFCGPVDTISVGYGAPIINSLGERVMSRYESVGGDAAPRYIRANAPMEEWLAGRGPCFCDTTSMTPEKTKAMMEDYLNERPSFVLFLASRGQDPSKEPIEIFGSDPYIMGGHTGGGYWVDMERMTTLPGLFAAGETAGGNPNKFVGGCCAEGKLAARGALAYMAVADTPVLDAAQIAQEKERVYAPLLTREEEGVSPLEMKERLQRLMDEYAGGSSQFYRVNEQQLDYALRHIKILQSQFKHLRAKDLHDLMQANETMDRVDVAEAVVHHLKARKETRWAGWQTRSDYPQRDDENFDCFVESRRDPATGEMTTFTRPYEQLLPGDRYKP, encoded by the coding sequence ATGGCACGCATAAAAACAACGCATGCGGTCGATTTTCGGCCAACCAGCCTGAACGACATTGAAACCGTCGAGGTAACCGCCGATCTGCTGATCATCGGCGGCGGCAATGCCGGCTGCTTTGTGGCAACGGAAACTGCTCGTCTCAACCCCGCAGCCAAGATCGTTATTGTGGAAAAGGCCGACATCATGCGCTCCGGCGCGTGTTCTGCCGGTATGGACGCCATCAACACCTATATCCCGCCCAACAAGACGCCCGAAGATCTCGTGCGCTGGAGCCGCTCACAGGTTGGCGGCGGCCCCCTGCGCGAAGATCTGGCCCTTTCCAACGCTCAGGAACTCAACGAATGCGTTGATGACCTGGAGCGCTGGGGCCTGCCCATTCTCAGGGATGAGCAGGGCAACATCCGCTACCGTGGCAAGTGGGATATTTCCATCCACGGAGAGCAACTCAAGCCCATCATGGCAGAAAAAGCCCTTGAAACCGGCGCTGATGTCTACAACCGCGTGGCGGCAACGGCCCTGCTGGTGCATAATGGCCGCTGCACAGGAGCCACGGGCTTTGGCGTACGCGACGGCAAGTTCTACGTGTTCCGCGCACGGGCCACAGTGGTGAGCACCGGCGGCGCGGGCACACTTTACAAGTCCTACACCGCCGACTCCACCGACAGCGGCTCGCAAATCTGGATGTGCCCCTACTGCGTTGGTTCCGGCTACGCCATGGGCCTGCGTCAGGGTGCGGAGCTCAGCAGCCTTGAACAGCGATGGGTTGCCACGCGTACCAAAGATTTTTGCGGCCCCGTGGATACCATCTCCGTGGGGTACGGCGCGCCCATCATCAACTCCCTGGGCGAGCGCGTCATGAGCCGCTACGAAAGCGTTGGCGGCGATGCGGCCCCGCGCTACATCCGCGCCAACGCACCCATGGAAGAATGGCTGGCTGGTCGCGGCCCCTGCTTCTGCGACACCACCAGCATGACCCCGGAAAAAACCAAGGCCATGATGGAAGACTACCTCAACGAGCGTCCTTCTTTCGTGCTCTTTCTTGCCAGCCGTGGGCAGGATCCGTCCAAGGAACCCATCGAAATCTTCGGTTCCGATCCCTATATCATGGGCGGGCACACCGGCGGCGGCTACTGGGTGGACATGGAACGCATGACAACCCTGCCCGGCCTGTTTGCAGCGGGCGAAACCGCTGGCGGCAACCCCAACAAGTTTGTGGGCGGCTGCTGCGCCGAGGGCAAGCTGGCCGCGCGCGGCGCTCTTGCCTACATGGCCGTAGCCGATACGCCGGTACTTGATGCCGCTCAGATCGCGCAGGAAAAGGAACGCGTGTACGCTCCCCTGCTCACGCGCGAAGAGGAAGGCGTGAGCCCGCTGGAAATGAAGGAACGCCTGCAAAGGCTCATGGATGAATACGCTGGCGGTTCCAGCCAGTTTTATCGCGTCAACGAGCAGCAGCTTGATTACGCCCTGCGGCACATCAAGATTCTGCAAAGCCAGTTCAAGCATCTGCGCGCCAAGGATCTGCACGATCTCATGCAGGCCAACGAAACCATGGACCGCGTGGACGTGGCCGAAGCCGTGGTGCACCACCTCAAGGCCCGCAAGGAAACCCGCTGGGCTGGCTGGCAGACCCGCTCGGACTACCCCCAGCGCGACGATGAAAACTTTGACTGCTTTGTGGAGTCGCGCCGCGATCCCGCCACAGGAGAAATGACAACCTTTACCCGTCCTTACGAGCAGTTGCTGCCCGGCGACAGGTACAAGCCCTAA
- a CDS encoding 4Fe-4S dicluster domain-containing protein has product MPPKIDTHKCNGCNGREETHCEEICPGDLMALNPATGKAYLRAARDCWDCMSCIKACPAGALEIKMPYQLGYFKATLRPIMGSNFIIWKCRDINGQEQTYRYVNRLDKA; this is encoded by the coding sequence ATGCCGCCAAAAATTGACACGCACAAATGCAACGGCTGTAACGGGCGCGAAGAAACCCATTGCGAAGAAATCTGCCCCGGCGATCTCATGGCTCTGAACCCCGCCACGGGCAAGGCCTACTTGCGGGCCGCCCGCGACTGCTGGGACTGCATGTCCTGCATCAAGGCCTGCCCTGCGGGCGCGCTTGAGATCAAGATGCCCTACCAGCTGGGCTACTTCAAGGCCACGCTGCGTCCCATCATGGGCTCCAACTTCATTATCTGGAAATGCCGCGACATCAACGGGCAGGAACAGACCTACCGTTATGTGAACAGGCTGGACAAGGCCTGA
- a CDS encoding Crp/Fnr family transcriptional regulator → MDTFWHLEKEDFFKGIDEAKSAFLKNAQRLELSKNEMVFLEGDAGDSCFYIESGLIRIFCLDRAGKEMTFSLRMKGEIFGISEVLNNSPRKASAQTASASVLYAINRQDFESMLQEHYPLARSVITLLGRRLRQMGDLVRRQNSDVANRLASLLISLAYETLRTTEGWNKPCEIPLSIPQEQLASMVGSTQPTVSATLQQFRNAGLIVGSGRRIVLLNPIEMIYRLDHNLL, encoded by the coding sequence ATGGACACATTCTGGCATCTGGAAAAAGAAGACTTTTTCAAGGGCATTGACGAGGCCAAGAGCGCCTTTTTAAAAAATGCCCAGCGCCTTGAACTGTCCAAAAATGAAATGGTCTTTCTTGAGGGTGACGCAGGAGACTCCTGCTTTTATATAGAATCCGGCCTGATACGCATCTTTTGCTTGGACCGCGCAGGCAAGGAAATGACCTTTTCGCTGCGCATGAAGGGCGAAATATTCGGTATTTCAGAAGTGCTGAACAATTCTCCGCGCAAGGCCAGCGCGCAGACGGCCAGCGCATCCGTGCTGTACGCCATCAACCGGCAGGATTTTGAAAGCATGCTTCAGGAGCATTATCCGCTGGCGCGTAGCGTCATTACCCTGCTTGGGCGCAGACTGCGCCAGATGGGCGATCTGGTGCGCCGCCAGAACAGCGACGTTGCCAATCGGCTGGCAAGCCTGCTTATTTCTCTGGCCTACGAAACCCTGCGCACCACCGAAGGCTGGAACAAGCCCTGCGAAATCCCGCTGAGCATTCCTCAGGAGCAGCTGGCCTCCATGGTCGGCTCCACCCAGCCCACGGTCAGCGCCACCTTGCAGCAGTTTCGCAATGCAGGGCTTATTGTGGGCTCGGGCAGACGCATCGTGCTGCTTAATCCCATTGAAATGATCTACCGCCTCGACCACAACCTTCTGTAG